The genomic region CGTCTTGTTCGACGGAAAGGATTTGTCGAAATGGCAAAACGGCAAAGGCGGCGACGCGAAATGGAAACTGCCCGGCGACGGCTCGATGGAAGTCAACGGCACCGGCAGCATCATGACGAAGGAGGAGTTCGGCGATGTGCAACTGCACGTCGAGTGGGCCACGCCCGGGGAAGTAAAGGGTGAGGGCCAGGGCCGCGGCAACAGCGGCGTTTATTTGCAGGGCCGCTATGAAATCCAGGTGCTCGATTCCTACAACAACAAGACCTATTTCAACGGCCAGGCGGGAGCGTTCTACGAACACAACGCGCCGCTCGTGAACGCCTCGCGCAAACCTGGCGAATGGCAGACCTACGACATCATTTTTCACCCGCCAAGAACCGGCGCGGATGGAAAGGCAATACCCGGCTCGTTCACCGTCCTGCACAACGGTGTGCTGATCCAGGATCACATTCCGGTGAACGGCGACGCGACTCGGGCCGCGAACTTCCAGGGCATCACGCCCAAAGGCCCGCTCGTGTTGCAGGACCACGGCAATCCGGTTCGTTACCGCAATATCTGGCTACGGAAGCTTTGATCACTTGTCGGGGGGGGATCGAGCGCGCAGCAGCTTATGGCATCTACCGATTCACTACCAGACAAGGCAGCAGCCGAGTTTGTTGCCGCGCAGTTGGAACGGCTCGTCGCGCTGCCTCTCGACACACCAGAGGATGAGGAACGTTGGGAGGGTGAGTGTGCGAGTTTCCAGACTGCACTTGAGACGCGCTTTCCAACGTTCGAACTTGAGCACCACGTCTGGCATTTTTTCACCGACACTGATATTCGTCAGAAGGATGCAGGTTATAGAGAGCGGCAGAATCGGGCGGTCGCCGATTACGTGAGACGGCTTCGATATGGTCGTTGTTGAGTTTCCCCGATCTTGCGTGGATCAATGGAACGAAACCCAGCCGGTTGATTAACGATTGGCAGAGTTCAGTCGCGTCATCGACTCAATGGAACTCCATGTGAGGCTCGTTATCATTGTTCCAAAGGCAACGGACTTCAGGACTTTTCGAGTCCAGAACCTTTTCGGTCTTGAGGGTTTCCACGTGGTCATCGCAGAAAACGATATTCATCCGTCCGTTATGACGGCGCCTGCCGAGCGAGGTGAAAAGCGGGAGGTTCGGCACTGCGGAGACAATACCTTCTGACAGGTCGGCCATTCCGAAAAGAATTCCAGGTCCCTTGGGCCCGAAAATTGACGGGAGGAGAACCGAATCACCCACCGCGATCATTTGAGAAGGACTCCTAACCTCTCCATCCCGAATGGGACGGACAGGTGCAGCATTGAGGAGGTTTTCACTGGAAATTAAGTCGTCGAAGATTTCGCCAGCCAATCCCAACTGCGCATGACGCCCGTTGAGATTAATCGATTTCTGCGCAAGACCCCCTTTATTGTAGCCGTAGGCAGCCCTGTTCGCGTAGAGTGTACCCCGAGCTTTGAGGTAACTGGGACAAGCGAGAACCGTACGGCCTTGCGATCCGTACGGACCGTTAGTTGGGAGAGGAAGGTAGGATTCCGGCGGCCGTTTGATCCCGTAATTCGCCAGCTTGTTCTGCCAACCCAAGGTTGAAAAGAGCATGCCGGGATCGCCGTCGTAGTCTACCGGATACGCTCAGTAGTCATCAGCGTACACTGTCAGCGCTACACCGATCTGGTGGAGATTATTCCTGCACACCGTCATGTAGGCGGACTCCCGCGCGCGCGACAAAGCCGGCAACAGCAGCGCCGCCAGAATCGCGATGGTGGCGATGACGACCAGCAGCTCGATGAGAGTGAACGCGCGCTTGAGGCCAGCAGCATCCCGTCGTGTTCGGTGGCGTTCCGCGCAGCGTTGAAGGAGGCAAGTCATATCACTCCGGAGTGTCGGGTAATCTAGCCACTTTGTCTGGCCTGTCAACGACACGGCGAGACCGTTTGGCCGGCCATTTCAAGGTAAATGCACTTGAGGTACTGCGCTTCGGGGAACGTTGCCGGATGGTCCGGCGCATGACCGGTCGTTTTCAGTTCCGTAAACTGTGCACCTGATTTTTTTGCCGCGAGCCGGATCGCGCCAAAGAATTCCTCCGCGCTGACGTGCGCCGAACATGACGCCGCGACCAGCACACCGCCAGGCCGCAGGTGCGCGATGCCGCTTTGTGCCAGTTTCCCGTACGCCTGGATTGCGCCGGAGCGCTCGGTCTCGCGCCTCGCCAGCGACGGCGGATCGAGGATAACAAGGTCGAACTTTTTTGACCGGTTTTCATCCAGCCATTCGAAAGCATCTCCCTGAATCGTTTCGTGCCGGCAGGCGACGACGGTTGAATTGGAGTTGTTCAAATCAAAGTTGCGCCTCGCTCCGGAGAGGGCGTGAGCACTGATGTCAAGATCCACGACGGACTTTGCGCCGCCATGCGCCGCGTACACCGAGAACCCGCCAGTGAAGCTGAAGGCGTTCAACGCGTCGCGTCCCCGGGCGAGTGATCCAACCATGCGGCGGTTTTCACGCTGGTCGAAAAAGAAGCCCGTCTTTTGTCCGTGGACAACGTCTGCTTCAAACCGCAGGCCCGTCTCCAGGAAGGTAACGACGGCGTCCCGTTTGTCTCCGAACAAAAAGGCTCCATCTTCCTTTCCAAGAATTCCTCGCGCGGCCTCCTGTATATTCCGGCTCAACCGCAGCACGATTTGCCCGGGTTTCAGTTCTTCGCGAATCAAGTCAACTGTCTCGCCGATTCGCGGCAGCCACGCGCCCGTGTAAAGCTTTAGGACGAGCGTCGTGTCATAGCGGTCGAGCACGAGGCCCGGCCAACCATCGCTTTCACCATTGATCCAGCGATGACCGGTCGTTTGTTCGTCGAACAGACCGGAGCGACGCGTGATTGCCGACCGGAATCGCTCGCGCCACCAGGCCTTGTCGAGGATCATCGGTTTGCCCGCATGCAGGACACGCAGACGAATCGGTGAATCAGGGTCAAACAAACCGATGGCAAGAAACCTGTCGTTGCGGTCATATACGACGGCGAGTTCACCGGGAGCACCCTCGCGATTCTGTTCGCGGATGCTGTCAGCGAACAGCCACGGATGGCCCGAGCGGAGCTGTCGCGCGGCATCCGGCGTGACGCGAAGCCGGAGGCGGGGAGCCCTCCGGCTTGTGTCGGAGCCGGCGCGGCCGGGCACTTTTTCATGCTTCACGTCCCGCATTGGATCAATGTTTGTAGCCTGCACTTTTCCGGTTGCCGTCTTGCGCGACAGTCGCGATTTCTTCGCGAGTCAGACGACGCCACTGACCCTTGGCCAATGTGCCGAGTCGCAACGGGCCGATGCCCACGCGCACGAGCCGCAGCACGTTGACTCCGAGCGCCGCGAGCAATCGCCGGATGTGGCGGTTCTTCCCTTCGTCGAGCACGATCTCAAGCCAGCTGTTTTTCTCACCCGTCCGGAGCATTGACGCGCGTTTCGCGCTCAACCAATCGCCATCGTCTGACACGCCTTTCTCGATTTTCTGAACCAACGCGTCGGCGGCAAGGCAATCCACCTGCACATGATAGGTCTTGGCGAGATGGGTGGCCGGATCCGTGACGCGCGCCGCCCAGGTGGTGTCGTTGGTGAACAGCAGCAATCCTTCACTCGCCTTGTCCAGCCGGCCAACCGGAAAAACTCGAGGGAGGTTTTCGTCTTCGAGGCAGGCGAACACCGTCTGGCGGCCCTTTTCGTCGGATGCGCTCGTGACCAGCCCGCGCGGTTTGTTGAGCAACAGGTAAACCTTCTGTGCTTCGCGCACGAGCCGACCCTCGACTTCGATGCGGTCCCGTCCGAGTTGCACCCCCTTTTCGGGATCGAGCTGAACGACCCCGTTGACGCGGACGCGTCCGGCTCCAATCAAAGTCCACGCCTGGCTTCGCGAGCAATGTCCAAGTTTTGACAACGCGCGGGCCAGCCCCGTCCGCCGGACGCCGCGCGCTGAAAATCGCTCTCTGTGCCGCTGGCCGGTCGTGGATCGGAACGATTTCACACGACCAGCAAACTCTGCTTGTGAATCGGAATCCAGCCCGGAAGTGGCGCGAAATCGAACTGCAACCGACTGCTCAATGCTGGTGGGCATGAGCCGGAACGTCGCCGGCGGACTCAAGGAAGGCGAGGAGATCGAAAATCTGCTGCCTCGTCAACGTGTTCAACAGCCCGAGGGGCATGAGCGACGAAGTTTGCGGCTGCCGCTGTTTGAAGTCGGACTTTTTGAGTGATTGAATAAGTGCGTCGGACGGGCCGGTCTGGATGGTCAGTGTGTCGGCGTCCTCCTTCACGATCATCCCTGTCAGTTCGTCTCCATTCGCAAGTTCGAACTGATAGTTTCGATAGCGGTCATCAATCTTCAGCGACGGTTCAAGAATCTGTCGCAGTATGTCCGCGCGATTATTGTTGTAGCGCTTGAACACGTCGGTCAACTCCGGTCCGTACGCGTAGCCTTCGCTGCCGAGCTTGTGACATTGCACGCAGGCGAGCCTGGTGAAAAACTCCCTGCCACTGGCGGCGTTTCCGTTCGCTTCGGGTTTTGCAAGGTCCGGCGCCAGATCTTCGAATTTCCATTCCGTCATCTTCTGCTCGATATGGCTCGCGAGATAGGCATCCACGTCGTTGACCACCGCCAGCGTGCCCGTCATGCGCCGCCAATGCCCCGGATAAGAACAGAGGTAGGGATATTCACCGGGCCGGGCGGGCGCCGTGAAGGCCAGCTTTGTCTGCTGGCCCGGGTCCAGGAGCTTCGTGGCGAACAGCACCTTCGGCGAATCGGGCACGTAGAGCCGCAGAAGAGCGTCCGGCTGCGGCGCCATCTTCTCCGCAATCTGACCGATCTCCTCCAACGCGCCCGGCGCGACGATCATGAAGTTATGCTGCATCGCGTCGTCGTTTTTCAAAATGATCTCCACCGGCTTGC from Candidatus Angelobacter sp. harbors:
- a CDS encoding class I SAM-dependent methyltransferase; this translates as MQATNIDPMRDVKHEKVPGRAGSDTSRRAPRLRLRVTPDAARQLRSGHPWLFADSIREQNREGAPGELAVVYDRNDRFLAIGLFDPDSPIRLRVLHAGKPMILDKAWWRERFRSAITRRSGLFDEQTTGHRWINGESDGWPGLVLDRYDTTLVLKLYTGAWLPRIGETVDLIREELKPGQIVLRLSRNIQEAARGILGKEDGAFLFGDKRDAVVTFLETGLRFEADVVHGQKTGFFFDQRENRRMVGSLARGRDALNAFSFTGGFSVYAAHGGAKSVVDLDISAHALSGARRNFDLNNSNSTVVACRHETIQGDAFEWLDENRSKKFDLVILDPPSLARRETERSGAIQAYGKLAQSGIAHLRPGGVLVAASCSAHVSAEEFFGAIRLAAKKSGAQFTELKTTGHAPDHPATFPEAQYLKCIYLEMAGQTVSPCR
- a CDS encoding DUF1080 domain-containing protein, which produces MNSHAFTRWRKAAAFAGLASLATVLITAAAEKSGDKEPPVIDPGPPPADALVLFDGKDLSKWQNGKGGDAKWKLPGDGSMEVNGTGSIMTKEEFGDVQLHVEWATPGEVKGEGQGRGNSGVYLQGRYEIQVLDSYNNKTYFNGQAGAFYEHNAPLVNASRKPGEWQTYDIIFHPPRTGADGKAIPGSFTVLHNGVLIQDHIPVNGDATRAANFQGITPKGPLVLQDHGNPVRYRNIWLRKL
- a CDS encoding pseudouridine synthase; the protein is MKSFRSTTGQRHRERFSARGVRRTGLARALSKLGHCSRSQAWTLIGAGRVRVNGVVQLDPEKGVQLGRDRIEVEGRLVREAQKVYLLLNKPRGLVTSASDEKGRQTVFACLEDENLPRVFPVGRLDKASEGLLLFTNDTTWAARVTDPATHLAKTYHVQVDCLAADALVQKIEKGVSDDGDWLSAKRASMLRTGEKNSWLEIVLDEGKNRHIRRLLAALGVNVLRLVRVGIGPLRLGTLAKGQWRRLTREEIATVAQDGNRKSAGYKH